Proteins encoded by one window of Flavobacterium sp. N502540:
- the coaBC gene encoding bifunctional phosphopantothenoylcysteine decarboxylase/phosphopantothenate--cysteine ligase CoaBC gives MSVLNGKKILLGVSGGIAAYKTASLVRLFIKAGAHVQVIMTPASKDFVTPLTLSTLSKNPVHSSFFNQDDEDAVWNNHVDLALWADLMLIAPATSNTLSKMTTGNSDNLLVATYLSAKCPVYFAPAMDLDMYKHPSVLSSFTALKSFGNIMIPAESGELASGLSGEGRMAEPENIIAFLEADLESKLPLKGKKILITAGPTYEAIDPVRFIGNHSSGKMGFDLANEAANLGAQVILVAGPTHYKAKNGLVEVINVVSAQDMYDVCHEYFNNVDVAIAAAAVADYRPKVVASQKIKKAADEFSIELEKTKDILASLGAIKKNQFLIGFALETENEIENAKLKIQKKNLDLIVLNSLQDEGAGFKKETNKVTFIDQDFKIEPMELKSKESVAVDILNKVVLHFAKS, from the coding sequence ATGTCAGTTTTAAACGGGAAGAAAATTTTACTAGGGGTTTCTGGTGGAATTGCAGCCTATAAAACAGCCTCATTAGTACGACTCTTTATAAAAGCAGGTGCACATGTCCAAGTGATAATGACACCTGCTTCTAAGGATTTTGTGACTCCACTTACCTTATCTACACTATCAAAAAATCCGGTACATTCCAGTTTCTTTAATCAGGATGATGAAGATGCTGTCTGGAACAATCACGTTGATTTGGCTCTTTGGGCCGATTTGATGCTGATTGCACCTGCAACATCCAATACCTTGTCTAAAATGACAACAGGGAATAGCGATAATCTTTTAGTAGCTACCTATTTATCAGCCAAATGTCCGGTTTATTTTGCACCGGCAATGGATTTGGATATGTACAAACACCCTTCGGTCTTGTCTAGTTTTACGGCCTTAAAAAGTTTCGGAAACATTATGATTCCGGCTGAAAGCGGTGAGTTGGCCAGTGGTTTATCCGGAGAAGGGAGAATGGCTGAACCCGAAAATATTATTGCCTTTCTGGAAGCCGATTTAGAAAGTAAATTGCCTTTAAAAGGGAAAAAAATACTAATTACTGCCGGTCCAACATACGAAGCAATCGATCCTGTGCGTTTTATAGGAAATCATTCTTCGGGAAAAATGGGTTTTGATCTGGCAAATGAAGCAGCAAACTTAGGCGCTCAGGTTATTTTGGTTGCGGGACCAACACATTATAAAGCTAAAAATGGTTTAGTGGAAGTGATCAATGTAGTTTCGGCGCAAGATATGTATGATGTCTGTCATGAGTATTTTAACAATGTTGATGTAGCAATCGCTGCGGCTGCAGTAGCTGATTACAGACCAAAAGTAGTCGCTTCACAAAAGATTAAGAAAGCGGCAGATGAATTTTCGATTGAACTTGAAAAAACAAAAGATATTCTGGCTTCATTAGGAGCGATAAAGAAAAATCAGTTTTTAATTGGATTTGCATTGGAAACTGAGAATGAAATTGAAAATGCGAAGCTGAAAATTCAGAAAAAAAACTTAGATTTGATTGTTCTAAATTCCTTACAGGATGAAGGAGCAGGTTTTAAAAAAGAAACCAATAAAGTTACCTTTATTGATCAGGATTTTAAAATCGAACCGATGGAATTAAAATCAAAAGAATCTGTTGCTGTTGATATTTTAAATAAAGTGGTTTTGCATTTTGCGAAATCATAA
- a CDS encoding DUF4835 family protein, with translation MNKLVTFLAFLIFGFTQAQQLNCTVTINTERLPNPNQQVFKTLQTSLSEFVNKTDWTGTVLKQNERINCSMYITLSSNSSDQFSGTIQVQSSRLIYNSTYSSPILNYNDKDFNFRYIEYEPLLFNPTTFESNLVSVVSFYSYLILAMDADSFQMGAGSQYLETAQNIASVAQQGGSKGWSQSDGVQNRYYLITDMISPMYSDLRQTMFMYHNGLDGMSQDLKASKEKIKSALMLTGKLNSVKPNAFLTRVFFDAKSDEIVSIFSGGPSIPITDLTDVLNKVSPLNTAKWSQIKF, from the coding sequence ATGAATAAACTAGTTACTTTTTTAGCATTTTTAATCTTTGGCTTCACACAAGCACAGCAGCTAAATTGCACTGTAACTATTAATACAGAAAGATTACCCAATCCCAATCAGCAAGTATTTAAAACACTTCAGACTTCGTTGTCGGAGTTTGTAAATAAAACAGATTGGACGGGAACAGTCTTAAAACAAAACGAGCGAATCAATTGCTCGATGTACATTACGCTGTCGTCAAACAGTTCCGATCAGTTTTCAGGTACCATTCAGGTGCAATCCTCAAGATTGATTTATAATTCTACTTATTCTTCACCAATATTAAATTACAACGATAAAGATTTTAACTTCAGGTATATTGAATATGAGCCTTTGTTGTTTAATCCGACCACGTTTGAGTCTAATTTAGTATCTGTAGTTTCTTTTTACAGTTATTTAATTTTAGCGATGGACGCAGATAGCTTTCAAATGGGAGCAGGAAGTCAATATCTTGAAACCGCTCAGAATATTGCAAGTGTAGCGCAGCAAGGAGGATCAAAAGGCTGGAGCCAGTCAGACGGAGTTCAAAACCGTTATTATTTGATTACCGATATGATTTCGCCAATGTACAGCGATTTACGTCAAACCATGTTCATGTATCATAATGGTTTAGATGGTATGAGTCAGGATTTGAAAGCCTCAAAAGAAAAAATCAAATCAGCCTTGATGCTTACCGGAAAATTGAATTCGGTAAAACCTAATGCCTTTTTGACCAGAGTTTTTTTTGATGCCAAATCAGACGAAATTGTCTCTATATTTTCTGGAGGACCAAGTATTCCGATTACAGATCTGACCGATGTCTTAAATAAAGTATCTCCGTTGAATACCGCCAAATGGTCGCAGATAAAATTCTAG
- the recN gene encoding DNA repair protein RecN: MITSLSIKNYALIEKLTIDFSKGFSIITGETGAGKSIILGAIGLVLGKRADLTSLKNKEEKCVIEAQFEISKYNLKDFFTANDLDYEDETIIRREILPSGKSRAFINDSPVNLQELQDLSLFLIDIHSQQQTQELSDEGVQFKIIDAIANNGEVIQSYQDVLKGYKSDKSKLNALLKKQSDSGKEQEYNTYLLNELVTAKLKSGEQEELEADFEKLNNVEIIKEAMDKSLAIANEEQFGVFHSLNEIKTALQKIALFSPEYQNVFERITSLAIEFDDVSKELQNASEKLLNDPAQLELVSQKLQLIYNLQKKHQVTSVDELLGIQTTLENSLVELDNIGEEITALSESIAQKVTELDTFATAIHQNRINAIPVLSQKLVTILETLGMPNVRFNMELLSSETYFQNGKDELQFLFSANKGTDFGLLKKVASGGEMSRIMLAVKAILAQYSKLPTLIFDEIDTGVSGEIAIRMGEIMKEMSGTMQIFAITHLPQIAAKGDSHFKVSKSTVDEDTQSELKLLSQEERVIEIAQMLSGAVVSDSALNHAKALLN; the protein is encoded by the coding sequence ATGATAACGTCCTTGTCGATTAAAAACTATGCACTGATTGAAAAATTAACTATAGATTTTTCAAAAGGTTTTTCTATTATTACTGGTGAAACAGGTGCAGGTAAATCTATTATATTAGGAGCGATAGGATTGGTTTTAGGAAAAAGAGCCGATTTAACTTCACTAAAAAATAAAGAAGAAAAATGTGTAATTGAAGCACAGTTTGAAATTTCTAAATACAACCTGAAAGATTTTTTTACAGCAAATGATCTCGATTATGAAGATGAGACTATTATTAGAAGAGAAATTTTGCCTTCAGGAAAATCGCGCGCTTTTATTAATGATAGTCCGGTAAATTTGCAGGAATTGCAGGATCTGAGCTTGTTTTTGATAGATATTCATTCGCAACAGCAGACTCAGGAGCTGTCAGACGAGGGAGTTCAGTTTAAAATTATTGATGCTATTGCTAATAATGGAGAAGTGATTCAATCGTATCAGGATGTTTTGAAAGGATATAAATCAGATAAGTCCAAATTAAATGCTTTGTTGAAAAAACAAAGTGATTCAGGAAAAGAGCAGGAATACAATACCTATTTGTTAAATGAGTTGGTTACTGCAAAATTAAAATCAGGAGAGCAGGAAGAATTGGAAGCCGATTTTGAAAAACTGAATAATGTTGAAATTATTAAAGAGGCAATGGACAAATCTCTGGCAATTGCCAATGAAGAGCAATTTGGAGTTTTTCATAGTCTGAATGAAATAAAAACAGCACTACAGAAAATAGCACTTTTTTCACCGGAATACCAAAATGTTTTTGAGAGGATTACCAGTTTAGCCATTGAGTTTGATGATGTTTCAAAAGAATTGCAAAATGCCTCTGAAAAACTTTTGAACGATCCTGCACAATTAGAATTAGTGAGTCAAAAACTACAGCTAATTTATAATTTGCAAAAAAAGCATCAGGTAACTTCTGTTGATGAATTGCTTGGAATACAAACGACGTTAGAAAATTCCCTGGTGGAATTGGATAATATTGGAGAAGAAATTACTGCTTTATCAGAATCCATAGCTCAAAAAGTTACAGAATTAGACACTTTTGCGACAGCTATTCATCAGAATAGAATCAATGCAATTCCGGTTTTGTCACAAAAGTTAGTTACAATATTAGAGACCTTGGGAATGCCAAATGTACGTTTCAATATGGAGCTTTTGTCCTCTGAGACCTATTTCCAAAACGGAAAAGATGAATTACAGTTTTTATTCTCGGCAAATAAAGGAACTGATTTTGGCTTGCTGAAAAAAGTAGCTTCAGGAGGAGAAATGTCACGTATTATGCTGGCAGTTAAAGCGATTCTGGCACAATATTCAAAACTTCCAACCTTAATTTTTGACGAGATTGATACCGGGGTTTCAGGAGAAATTGCTATTAGAATGGGAGAAATTATGAAAGAAATGAGTGGTACAATGCAGATTTTTGCCATCACCCATTTACCTCAAATTGCAGCCAAAGGAGATTCACATTTTAAAGTCTCTAAATCAACGGTTGATGAGGATACACAATCAGAACTTAAGCTATTGTCTCAGGAAGAAAGAGTTATAGAAATTGCTCAAATGTTATCCGGAGCAGTTGTTTCTGATTCGGCTTTAAATCATGCTAAGGCCTTGTTGAACTAA
- the fabV gene encoding enoyl-ACP reductase FabV, whose protein sequence is MIIEPRMRGFICLTAHPKGSEQNVKNQIEYIKSKGPIAGAKKVLVIGASTGFGLASRITSAFGSDASTIGVFFEKPPVEGKTASPGWYNSAAFETEAHKAGLYAKSINGDAFSNEIKRQTLDLIKADLGQVDLVIYSLASPVRQHPVTGVLHRSVLKPIGQTFTNKTVDFHTGNVSEVSIAPANEEDIANTVAVMGGEDWTMWMDALKAENLLADGATTVAYSYIGPALTEAVYRKGTIGRAKDDLEATAFSITDSLKSIGGKAYVSVNKALVTQASSAIPVIPLYISLLYKIMKEEGIHEGCIEQIQRLFQDRLYNGGEVPVDEKGRIRIDDWEMREDVQAKVAKLWLEATTETLPAIGDLAGYRNDFLNLFGFEFAGVDYAAEANEVVEIESIK, encoded by the coding sequence ATGATTATAGAGCCTAGAATGAGAGGATTTATTTGCTTGACAGCCCACCCAAAAGGCAGCGAGCAAAATGTTAAAAATCAAATAGAATATATCAAATCAAAAGGACCAATTGCTGGTGCAAAAAAAGTATTAGTTATTGGTGCTTCAACAGGTTTCGGATTAGCTTCAAGAATTACAAGTGCTTTTGGATCTGATGCTTCAACAATTGGAGTGTTTTTTGAAAAACCACCGGTTGAAGGAAAAACAGCTTCACCAGGATGGTATAATTCTGCTGCATTTGAAACAGAAGCTCACAAAGCAGGTTTATATGCAAAAAGTATCAACGGAGATGCTTTTTCAAACGAAATAAAAAGACAGACTTTAGATTTAATCAAAGCCGATTTAGGTCAGGTTGATTTGGTAATCTACAGTTTAGCTTCTCCGGTGCGTCAGCACCCGGTTACAGGAGTTTTGCACCGTTCAGTTTTAAAACCAATCGGACAAACTTTTACCAATAAAACAGTTGATTTTCACACTGGAAACGTTTCAGAAGTTTCTATTGCTCCGGCAAATGAAGAAGATATTGCCAATACAGTTGCTGTAATGGGAGGTGAAGACTGGACGATGTGGATGGATGCTTTAAAAGCAGAGAATTTATTGGCAGATGGCGCTACTACAGTAGCTTATTCTTATATCGGGCCGGCTTTGACAGAGGCAGTTTACCGTAAAGGTACAATTGGTCGTGCAAAAGATGATTTAGAAGCTACAGCATTTTCAATTACAGATAGTTTAAAATCTATTGGAGGAAAAGCATATGTTTCTGTAAATAAAGCTTTGGTAACACAGGCAAGTTCTGCAATTCCGGTTATTCCTTTGTATATTTCTCTTTTGTATAAAATTATGAAAGAAGAAGGAATACACGAAGGTTGTATCGAGCAAATCCAGCGCTTGTTTCAGGACAGATTGTACAATGGAGGAGAAGTTCCTGTAGATGAAAAGGGAAGAATCAGAATCGACGATTGGGAAATGCGTGAGGATGTGCAGGCTAAAGTGGCTAAACTTTGGTTAGAGGCTACAACTGAAACGTTACCTGCAATTGGAGATTTAGCCGGATATAGAAATGACTTCCTAAATCTATTTGGATTTGAATTTGCTGGTGTAGACTATGCTGCCGAAGCAAATGAAGTTGTTGAAATTGAAAGTATCAAATAA
- a CDS encoding glycosyltransferase, translating into MIFSLIIPVYNRPDEVDELLESLSKSDYNEAFEIVLVEDGSSIPCKDVVMNYQGKLNISYYFKENSGPGDSRNFGMQKARGDYFIIFDSDCIIPANYLTEVRKALNEDYVDCFGGPDKALDSFSDIQKAINFAMTSFLTTGGIRGGSEKINKFQPRSFNMGISKKAFIASKGFGNIHPGEDPDLSIRLWNLGFETRLFTEAYVYHKRRIDWEKFSIQVNKFGIARPILNSWYPEHNKLTFFFPTIFIIGLLLAFLLLIFNIDILLQLYFVYFVVIFLTAAIQNKSIKIGYLSVIAVWKQFYGYGTGFLKSFLKVIVLKKKPQEAFPKMFFKI; encoded by the coding sequence ATGATTTTTTCTTTAATTATACCCGTGTATAATCGTCCGGATGAAGTAGATGAACTTTTAGAAAGCTTATCTAAATCCGATTATAATGAAGCCTTTGAAATTGTTCTTGTCGAAGACGGATCATCAATACCTTGTAAAGATGTCGTGATGAACTATCAAGGCAAATTGAATATATCGTACTATTTTAAAGAAAATTCAGGCCCAGGAGATTCAAGAAACTTTGGAATGCAGAAGGCCAGGGGAGATTATTTTATCATTTTTGATTCTGATTGTATTATTCCGGCAAACTACCTGACGGAAGTTAGAAAAGCGCTTAATGAGGATTATGTGGATTGTTTTGGAGGACCGGATAAAGCACTAGATAGTTTTTCGGATATTCAGAAAGCCATTAATTTTGCGATGACTTCATTTTTAACGACGGGAGGAATTCGTGGAGGATCTGAGAAAATCAATAAATTTCAGCCTAGAAGTTTTAACATGGGGATTTCAAAGAAAGCTTTTATAGCTTCAAAAGGGTTTGGAAACATTCACCCGGGAGAAGATCCTGATCTTTCTATTCGTTTGTGGAATTTAGGATTTGAAACCAGATTATTTACAGAAGCGTATGTGTATCATAAGCGAAGAATTGACTGGGAAAAGTTTTCAATTCAGGTGAATAAATTTGGAATCGCCAGACCAATATTAAACAGCTGGTATCCGGAACATAATAAACTAACATTCTTTTTTCCTACCATTTTTATCATAGGATTATTATTAGCTTTTTTACTATTAATTTTTAATATTGATATCCTATTACAATTATATTTTGTATATTTCGTGGTAATTTTTCTGACAGCTGCTATTCAGAATAAAAGCATTAAAATTGGATATTTATCTGTAATTGCTGTATGGAAGCAGTTTTATGGCTATGGAACAGGATTTCTAAAATCGTTTCTGAAAGTTATTGTTTTAAAGAAAAAACCCCAAGAGGCTTTTCCTAAGATGTTTTTTAAAATATAG
- the coaE gene encoding dephospho-CoA kinase (Dephospho-CoA kinase (CoaE) performs the final step in coenzyme A biosynthesis.), with translation MAKIIGLTGGIGSGKTTIANYFAEMGVPLYIADDEAKKVMQSEKIVQQIKLAFGDSLFENDVLNRAKLAEIVFNDADKLAALNAIVHPAVKEDFELWLLKNKKYHYVIYEAAILFESGRYKDCDVIVTVTAPEEIRIERVVKRDKTTREQVISRMKMQWDDEKRISLSNFVINNSNLKIAREEVVKILKILNIKQNQS, from the coding sequence ATGGCTAAAATTATTGGCCTGACAGGCGGAATAGGAAGTGGAAAAACCACTATTGCAAACTACTTTGCAGAAATGGGAGTGCCCTTGTATATCGCCGATGATGAAGCCAAAAAAGTAATGCAGTCTGAAAAGATTGTGCAACAAATTAAACTTGCTTTTGGAGACTCGCTCTTTGAAAATGATGTTTTAAACAGAGCTAAATTAGCCGAGATTGTTTTTAATGACGCCGATAAACTGGCAGCATTAAATGCAATTGTACATCCGGCAGTTAAAGAAGACTTCGAGCTTTGGTTGTTAAAGAACAAAAAATACCACTATGTAATTTACGAAGCTGCAATTTTGTTTGAAAGTGGCCGTTATAAAGATTGTGATGTTATCGTAACCGTTACGGCTCCTGAAGAGATAAGAATTGAAAGAGTTGTTAAGCGTGATAAAACCACACGAGAGCAAGTTATAAGTCGAATGAAAATGCAGTGGGATGATGAAAAACGAATTTCTTTAAGCAATTTTGTTATTAATAACAGTAATCTTAAAATTGCTAGAGAAGAAGTTGTTAAAATTCTTAAAATTTTAAATATAAAACAAAATCAGTCTTAA
- a CDS encoding sensor histidine kinase — protein MNKLFFRLLVLLMSLSLIGIILVQVYWFNSSFKNNDEQFKYHVTQVIGNVADKLEQQEEYSFYDKYNRIKDSTGKTPKKEDLLQVFYIQRNAKTNKTIVYSNTLTSEDYDISGSIFNKKFSSERFKNFSSKRVTEVYNNNNNIDNSALGQSIIPDLKIEKSGSLDILNKVQQQIQYKDVASLTPIEGRITKDKLQKLLKKELEEYGVKTKFEYGVLNNGLATKVRSDGFHYDKDASYHVPIYTDNEGNSKYELFITFPHKKKFLLSELLSITVLSIIFTLIIIVAYTSALNQLLRQKHISEIKTDFINNMTHEFKTPIATINLALDAIKNPKIIEDKEKVYRYLQMIRDENKRMHAQVENVLRISKLEKKELDITKEPTAIHDIIDDAIEHVNLILEDRGGSVAKHFQAARTTCLINEVHFTNVLVNILENAIKYSPGTPEIEIFTENVKDMILIKVKDNGLGMSKVAQKRVFEKFYREHTGDLHNVKGHGLGLAYVKRIVEDHNGQVYVESEKGKGSTFIIKIPLIN, from the coding sequence ATGAATAAATTATTTTTTAGATTACTTGTTTTATTGATGAGCTTGTCCTTAATAGGGATAATTTTGGTGCAGGTATACTGGTTTAATTCTTCGTTCAAAAATAACGATGAGCAGTTTAAATATCATGTTACTCAGGTAATTGGGAACGTTGCTGATAAATTGGAGCAGCAAGAAGAATACAGTTTTTACGATAAATACAACCGCATTAAAGACAGTACCGGTAAGACACCTAAAAAAGAAGACTTACTTCAGGTTTTTTACATTCAAAGAAACGCAAAAACAAACAAAACAATAGTTTATTCTAATACGCTTACATCTGAAGATTATGATATTAGCGGTTCGATTTTTAATAAAAAATTTAGCAGCGAAAGATTTAAAAACTTTAGTTCAAAGAGAGTTACAGAAGTATACAATAATAACAATAATATTGACAATAGTGCTTTAGGTCAAAGTATTATACCTGATTTAAAAATCGAAAAATCAGGAAGTCTGGATATTTTAAATAAAGTTCAACAGCAGATTCAGTATAAAGACGTTGCTTCGTTGACGCCTATAGAGGGTAGAATTACAAAGGATAAACTTCAAAAACTCTTAAAGAAAGAACTGGAAGAATATGGTGTGAAAACCAAATTTGAATACGGAGTTCTCAACAATGGTCTTGCGACGAAAGTAAGATCGGATGGATTTCATTACGATAAAGATGCAAGTTATCACGTGCCAATTTATACAGATAATGAAGGAAATAGTAAATATGAATTGTTTATTACATTTCCGCATAAAAAGAAATTCTTATTGTCAGAATTATTAAGTATTACCGTACTATCGATAATTTTTACATTAATTATTATAGTTGCTTATACCAGTGCACTAAATCAATTGTTACGTCAAAAACATATTTCTGAAATCAAAACCGATTTTATAAATAACATGACGCATGAGTTTAAAACACCGATAGCGACAATTAATCTGGCATTAGATGCTATTAAAAACCCTAAGATAATTGAAGATAAAGAAAAAGTGTATCGCTATCTTCAAATGATCCGGGATGAAAATAAAAGAATGCATGCTCAGGTAGAAAATGTGCTTCGTATTTCTAAACTGGAAAAGAAAGAACTGGATATTACAAAAGAACCAACTGCTATTCATGATATCATTGATGATGCAATTGAACATGTAAATCTAATTTTAGAAGACAGAGGAGGAAGTGTAGCTAAACATTTTCAAGCAGCGAGAACAACCTGTCTGATCAACGAAGTGCATTTTACAAATGTGTTGGTTAATATTTTGGAGAATGCCATAAAATATTCTCCAGGTACGCCTGAAATAGAAATTTTTACAGAAAATGTGAAAGACATGATTCTGATAAAAGTAAAAGATAACGGTCTTGGTATGAGTAAGGTAGCTCAAAAACGAGTTTTTGAGAAATTTTACAGAGAACATACAGGTGATTTACATAATGTAAAAGGACACGGACTAGGTCTGGCTTATGTGAAAAGAATAGTAGAGGACCACAATGGTCAAGTATATGTTGAAAGCGAGAAAGGAAAAGGTAGCACCTTTATAATAAAAATACCATTAATAAATTAA